Proteins encoded by one window of Melanotaenia boesemani isolate fMelBoe1 chromosome 10, fMelBoe1.pri, whole genome shotgun sequence:
- the isg20 gene encoding apoptosis-enhancing nuclease, whose amino-acid sequence MGEPSKRNYKASSRGLLGNYRYLCKKAMLIRAMENARARKKRHHQIEISNQQMKRIGTSCEPVDTLRTKLNDPDLENPCTLNSESKSVEVKKQETSTTLLDHHSLLPVPGDSWEVDSGFCSEASPPASGRSSPCPSSCPGSCPTSVVALDCEMVGTGPGGRRSEVARCSILDYHGNVLYDKYIRPCQPVTDFRTRWSGIRKHHLRNATPFAQAREEILGILEGKVVVGHSIYNDFEVLDMIHPCHMVRDTSTTRLLSRLAGFPRERCTSLKILSSKLLNKKIQAGRRGHCPVEDAKAALDLYKLVEGEWEQELQRKLRDDDAPLEPSFASSNHYMQDEYWPDDVITDNQ is encoded by the exons ATGGGAGAGCCATCGAAAAGGAATTATAAAGCCTCCTCAAGGGGGCTCCTTGGCAACTACCGATATCTGTGCAAAAAGGCTATGCTGATTAGAGCCATGGAGAATGCAAGAGCCAGGAAGAAACGCCATCATCAGATAGAAATTTCCAACCAACAGATGAAAAGAATAGGTACCTCATGTGAACCTGTGGATACACTAAGAACCAAATTGAATGACCCAGACCTGGAAAATCCATGCACTTTGAACTCTGAAAGCAAAAGTGTTGAAGTAAAGAAACAGGAGACCTCTACAACTTTACTTGATCACCACAGTTTATTACCAGTTCCTGGAGACAGCTGGGAGGTGGACAGTGGTTTCTGCTCTGAAGCTAGTCCTCCAGCCAGTGGTCGGAGTTCACCATGCCCCAGCTCATGCCCTGGCTCATGCCCTACTTCAGTGGTGGCATTGGACTGTGAGATGGTGGGGACGGGGCCTGGTGGAAGACGCAGTGAGGTAGCCCGCTGCAGCATCCTGGACTATCATGGCAACGTCCTGTATGATAAATATATCAGACCATGTCAGCCCGTAACTGACTTCAGAACTCGCTGGAGTGGCATCCGAAAGCATCATCTTCGCAACGCCACACCATTTGCTCAGGCCAGAGAGGAG ATCCTCGGTATACTTGAAGGCAAAGTGGTTGTGGGCCACTCCATCTACAATGACTTTGAAGTGCTTGACATGATTCATCCATGTCATATGGTCAGGGACACAAGTACAACACGTCTACTCAGCCGGTTAGCTGGTTTCCCTCGTGAACGCTGCACCTCCCTCAAAATCTTGAGCAGTAAGCTGCTGAACAAGAAGATACAG GCTGGAAGGAGAGGTCACTGCCCAGTGGAGGACGCTAAGGCCGCTCTTGATCTCTACAAACTGGTAGAGGGTGAATGGGAGCAGGAGCTGCAGAGAAAGTTGAGAGACGATGATGCACCACTCGAGCCAAGCTTTGCTTCTTCAAACCATTACATGCAGGACGAGTACTGGCCAGATGATGTCATAACAGACAACCAATAA